In a genomic window of Corvus hawaiiensis isolate bCorHaw1 chromosome Z, bCorHaw1.pri.cur, whole genome shotgun sequence:
- the RCL1 gene encoding RNA 3'-terminal phosphate cyclase-like protein — translation MAGGAAGEAQCLGYTGCNFLRQRLVLATLSGRPLKIRKIRAKEEDPGLRDFEASFIRLIDKVTNGSRIEINQTGTTLYYQPGLLYGGSLEHDCSPSRGIGYYLESLLCLAPFMKHPLKIVLRGVTNDQVDPSVDVLKATALPLLKKFGIDGESLDIKINRRGMPPKGGGEILFACPVRKVLQPVQFTDPGKIKRIRGTAYSVRVSPQMANRMVESARGILNKFLPDIYIYTDHMKGVSSGKSPGFGMCLTAETVNGTILSAELASNPQGQGAAVLPEELGQNCAKLLLEEVYRGGCVDSTNQSLALLLMTLGQRDVSKVLLGPLSPYTIEFLRHLRSFFQIMFKIETKTPEEEHVGGEKVLMTCVGIGFCNLSKTIR, via the exons AtggcgggcggcgcggcgggcgaGGCGCAGTGCCTCGGCTACACGGGATGCAACTTCCTGCGGCAGCGCCTGGTGCTGGCCACGCTCAGCGGGCGCCCGCTGAAGATCCGCAAGATCCGCGCCAAGGAGGAGGACCCCGGCCTCCGCG ATTTTGAAGCAAGTTTTATTCGCCTGATTGACAAAGTGACCAATGGCTCACGGATTGAAATAAACCAAACAG GTACTACCTTGTATTATCAGCCTGGTCTTCTGTATGGAGGCTCGCTGGAACACGACTGCAGCCCCAGTCGTGGTATTGGCTACTATTTGGAGAGTTTGCTCTGCTTGGCACCTTTCATGAAGCACCCATTGAAGATTGTCTTGAGGGGAGTAACAAATGATCAAGTAGATCCTTCG GTTGATGTCCTTAAGGCAACAGCTCTACCCCTTCTGAAGAAGTTTGGAATTGATGGTGAAAGTCTGGATATCAAG ATCAACCGAAGAGGAATGCCTCCCAAAGGGGGTGGAGAGATACTGTTTGCTTGCCCAGTGAGAAAAGTCTTGCAGCCTGTTCAGTTCACAGACCCTGGAAAAATCAAGCGCATCAGGGGAACTGC ATACTCTGTCCGGGTGTCACCACAGATGGCAAACAGAATGGTGGAATCTGCAAGGGGCATCCTGAATAAATTCCTCCCAGACATCTATATCTACACAGATCATATGAAGGGGGTCAGCTCTGGAAA aTCACCAGGTTTTGGCATGTGCCTTACTGCAGAAACCGTCAATGGCACTATTCTCAGTGCTGAGCTAGCCTCAAACCCTcagggccagggagcagctgtgcttcCTGAGGAACTGGGCCAGAATTGTGCTAAGCTGCTGCTTGAGGAGGTCTACAGA GGAGGCTGTGTAGATTCAACAAATCAGAGCCTTGCTCTGCTCCTTATGACCCTTGGACAGCGGGATGTTTCCAAAGTCCTGTTGGGACCTCTATCTCCATATAC AATTGAGTTTCTGCGACACCTAAGAAGCTTCTTCCAGATCATGTTTAAAATTGAAACAAAGACCCCTGAGGAAGAGCACGTGGGGGGGGAGAAAGTCTTAATGACGTGTGTTGGCATTGGATTTTGCAACCTCAGTAAAACTATAAGATAA